The following proteins are encoded in a genomic region of Triticum dicoccoides isolate Atlit2015 ecotype Zavitan chromosome 1B, WEW_v2.0, whole genome shotgun sequence:
- the LOC119327498 gene encoding acyl-coenzyme A oxidase 4, peroxisomal-like, which yields MGSLRGGSGGEGRNEDGGKVGLPALEVALAFPQATPASLFPPAVSDYYQLDDLLTNEEKALRKKVRAISEKEIAPIMTEYWEKAEFPFHAIPKLATLGLAGSTTKGYGCPGLSLTASAVSIAEVARVDASCSTFILVHSSLAMSTIALCGSEAQKQKYLPSLAQFKTVGCWALTEPDYGSDASSLKTSATKVPGGWQLDGQKRWIGNSTFADVLVILARNADTKQLNGFIVKKGAPGLRATKIQNKIGLRMVQNGDILLNKVFVPEEDRLTGINSFQDISKVLAMSRIMVAWQPIGISMGVYDMCHRYLKERKQFGAPLAAFQLNQEKLVRMLGNIQAMLLVGWRLCKLYESGKMTPGHASLGKAWTSSKSREVVSLGRELLGGNGILADFLVAKAFCDLEPIYSYEGTYDINSLVTGREITGIASFKPAAVAKSRL from the exons ATGGGAAGCTTGCGAG GCGGAAGCGGCGGAGAAGGGCGGAACGAGGACGGAGGGAAAGTCGGGCTACCGGCGTTGGAGGTGGCGCTCGCGTTCCCGCAGGCCACGCCGGCGTCCCTGTTCCCGCCCGCCG TGTCGGACTACTACCAGCTAGATGATTTGCTGACCAATGAAGAGAAGGCGCTTAGGAAGAAAGTCCGTGCTATTTCAGAGAAAGAAATCGCACCCATTATGACCGAA TACTGGGAGAAGGCAGAATTCCCATTTCATGCCATTCCGAAACTTGCAACTCTTGGCTTAGCTGGAAGTACAACGAAG GGATATGGTTGCCCAGGGCTCTCGCTTACAGCGAGTGCCGTTTCTATAGCAGAAGTTGCACGGGTTGATGCAAGCTGCTCCACATTTATTCTAGTGCACTCCTCTTTGGCAATGTCCACAATTG CTCTTTGTGGATCAGAGGCTCAAAAGCAGAAGTACTTACCATCGTTAGCTCAGTTTAAAACTGTTGGTTGCTGG GCTTTAACAGAGCCAGATTATGGAAGTGATGCAAGCTCCTTGAAAACTTCAGCAACCAAG GTACCTGGCGGTTGGCAATTAGATGGCCAAAAGCGCTGGATAGGTAACAGCACGTTTGCAGATGTGCTTGTAATTTTAGCTAGGAATGCAGACACAAAGCAACTAAATGG ATTCATTGTGAAGAAGGGGGCGCCTGGTTTGAGAGCcacaaaaattcaaaacaaaattgGACTTAGAATGGTTCAGAATGGCGATATCCTTCTGAATAAAGTATTTGTCCCAGAAGAAGACAGATTAACAGGCATCAATTCATTTCAGGATATAAGCAAG GTCCTAGCAATGTCACGTATTATGGTGGCTTGGCAGCCAATTGGCATATCGATGGGCGTCTACGACATGTGCCATCG GTATTTGAAAGAAAGGAAGCAGTTTGGAGCTCCCCTGGCAGCCTTTCAGCTCAACCAAGAAAAGCTTGTTCGGATGCTTGGTAACATCCAGGCCATGCTTCTTGTCGGCTGGCGCTTGTGCAAGCTCTATGAGTCAGGCAAAATGACACCAGGTCATGCTAGTTTGGGCAAG GCATGGACGTCCAGCAAGTCAAGGGAGGTAGTTTCTCTGGGTCGAGAGCTATTGGGCGGCAATGGAATTTTGGCTGATTTTCTAGTAGCGAAG GCGTTCTGCGATCTGGAGCCGATTTACTCGTATGAGGGCACCTATGACATCAACAGCCTGGTGACCGGAAGAGAAATCACCGGGATCGCGAGCTTCAAACCTGCTGCAGTAGCGAAATCTCGGCTGTAA